Proteins from a genomic interval of Choristoneura fumiferana chromosome 12, NRCan_CFum_1, whole genome shotgun sequence:
- the LOC141433442 gene encoding uncharacterized protein yields MKTILVVIALTLKSVCAYHDPDLNYHLNQLQSAPNCDNGHGGAGPGYSYLPPVVQLTTSGVKTAAAPYVSQQIVSAPAYQVSASNGYQAGTAYQSGASYQSGAAYQVAVPNIHQLAPAYQTSSLVSHGNTAPQQSYSAQREVHGYATSAGLSSAASSGRTVTPVATYAQAPIIAKVTAAPLIARFSLAAPKNDYVVQNLLSQQASYATGSASRASLTSYSSEQAGPVVSQVYAAPSAGYATSPNLRQQSPQLFEPSRYTAVTAQSAGAQYSQIGPISGLTPVAQVAPQYRAPAVAQYQTASVSHVSAPAVAQYTAPTVAQYAGSVAQYAAPAVTQYAAPAVAQHSGQSVAYSTSSIAHHSGASTLQYAVAPVAVTHNVAVAAPARIAHVKNAHTEFLENYDAHPRYAYEYAVNDPHTGDIKHQKEQRDGEVVKGQYSLVEPDGSVRTVDYVADWETGFHANVHNSRDGQH; encoded by the exons ATGAAAACG atACTGGTGGTGATTGCATTAACTCTTAAGAGTGTATGTGCTTATCATGATCCGGACTTAAATTATCATCTAAACCAGTTACAATCTGCGCCTAACTGTGACAATGGGCACGGAGGTGCGGGTCCAGGATACTCGTACTTGCCACCTGTTGTGCAGCTGACAACGAGTGGAGTGAAGACGGCTGCGGCTCCTTACGTCTCGCAACAAATAGTCTCAGCTCCTGCTTACCAAGTGTCTGCTTCAAACGGCTACCAGGCTGGAACTGCGTATCAATCAGGAGCAAGCTATCAATCGGGAGCAGCTTATCAAGTGGCTGTACCCAACATCCACCAGCTCGCACCGGCGTACCAAACCTCGTCACTAGTGTCACACGGCAACACAGCTCCGCAACAGTCGTATTCCGCCCAGAGAGAAGTTCATGGATATGCTACTTCAGCCGGCTTATCTTCAGCAGCATCATCAGGAAGAACAGTGACTCCTGTCGCAACGTATGCTCAGGCGCCAATCATAGCTAAAGTAACAGCGGCCCCGCTTATTGCGAGGTTTTCATTAGCAGCCCCGAAAAATGATTATGTGGTCCAGAACTTACTGTCGCAACAAGCTTCTTACGCCACGGGATCTGCATCGAGAGCATCTTTGACTTCCTATAGCTCTGAACAAGCTGGCCCTGTCGTCTCCCAAGTGTACGCTGCACCTTCCGCTGGATATGCGACTTCGCCTAATTTGAGACAGCAAAGTCCCCAGCTCTTTGAACCTTCGCGCTACACCGCAGTGACAGCACAGTCTGCTGGGGCCCAGTATAGTCAAATCGGGCCAATATCTGGACTGACGCCTGTGGCGCAAGTAGCTCCGCAGTACAGAGCGCCAGCGGTAGCTCAGTATCAAACAGCATCAGTCAGCCATGTGTCCGCGCCAGCAGTAGCACAATACACCGCACCCACAGTCGCCCAGTATGCCGGTTCAGTGGCGCAGTATGCGGCACCTGCCGTAACGCAGTACGCTGCCCCAGCCGTCGCCCAGCACTCGGGACAGTCCGTGGCGTACTCCACTTCGTCTATTGCCCATCACTCGGGAGCCAGCACCCTACAGTATGCCGTCGCGCCTGTGGCTGTCACGCACAACGTCGCCGTTGCCGCACCAGCGAGAATTGCGCATGTTAAGAATGCGCACACCGAGTTTCTGGAAAATTAT GACGCACATCCGCGTTACGCATACGAGTACGCCGTGAACGACCCTCACACCGGCGACATCAAGCATCAGAAGGAGCAGCGCGACGGCGAGGTCGTCAAAG GTCAGTACTCGCTGGTGGAGCCGGACGGGTCTGTCCGCACCGTGGACTATGTCGCCGACTGGGAGACCGGTTTCCACGCCAACGTGCATAACAGCCGCGACGGGCAGCATTAA